From a region of the Solanum stenotomum isolate F172 chromosome 2, ASM1918654v1, whole genome shotgun sequence genome:
- the LOC125855026 gene encoding uncharacterized protein LOC125855026, with amino-acid sequence MQSNSKDLLHLETEGGLSLESKLLFCTSDGGSQSLNLKPDLPDKKPEISSVPKSQVLTKVKDFLGVFLENNRKVELEAKKNPEKYDIEALTGEESEYIEMDLMLGVAELHTQEAVAAAESVIASYQPVIDLDTNDTTESEDSSDEDDIQDTSKSDDDDGFSLGKESKLMEKDSPKKALKRKRNRANIVELS; translated from the coding sequence ATGCAGTCAAACAGCAAAGATCTGCTTCACTTGGAGACTGAAGGCGGCTTGTCTTTGGAATCAAAACTTCTCTTTTGCACTAGTGATGGCGGATCTCAATCCCTAAATTTGAAACCTGACCTTCCTGATAAGAAGCCTGAAATTTCTTCTGTACCCAAAAGCCAAGTTCTAACAAAGGTCAAGGATTTTTTGGGAGTATTTTTGGAAAACAATAGAAAAGTGGAGCTTGAAGCTAAGAAGAATCCTGAGAAATATGACATTGAAGCTCTTACTGGTGAAGAATCTGAATACATAGAGATGGACTTAATGTTGGGTGTTGCTGAACTTCACACACAGGAAGCTGTAGCAGCTGCTGAATCCGTAATAGCAAGTTACCAACCAGTAATCGATCTCGATACCAATGATACGACAGAATCTGAAGACAGTAGCGATGAGGATGACATTCAGGATACCAGCAAAAGTGATGACGATGATGGTTTTTCTCTAGGAAAAGAATCTAAGCTTATGGAAAAGGATTCTCCTAAGAAAGCATTGAAGAGGAAGCGAAATCGAGCTAACATAGTTGAGCTCTCTTAG